In the genome of Fructilactobacillus hinvesii, the window CCCATTGTTGCTATTAAACATTGTCCGCATTTCAGCCATTTTTAGTCCTTTCTGAGCCCAATAGCTCGTTCAATTTTTTGAAGCCTATCATCTAGCCCAATTACAGCTTTAATAGAAGTTTGTGGCAACACTTGTTCGTCTTGCTCGCTACCGTCCTTTTTCTTTTGTGTAATAACTACGATTTGAAATTCTTCCATAGCTAGTAACCCCCCATTATTTAAAATCTAAATCTGCCAGATCAATTGTTTCAATTCCAACTGGCATTTTGTGCAAACCATTCGTTCCCGTTAATTTTGTAAAAAATTTGTCTGTTTTGCTGTCAACATTCTTCACAAATAGAGCAGTGTTATCAAATGAGTCAGAACCAATGCCCATGCCAATTTTCCCAGAATTGTCAAAATCATGATCTAACCTTGATTTTAAAGTTGGATAAACTTCGCCATTTCCGTTAATGCGAGCATCTTTAACTTCCGCGTCTTGCATCAACGAATTTAAAGCATTATCAAAGCGATGCTCCAAATCAGTAGTGCGTTTTTCTAACTTGTGCTGCAACGCAGCAAACTGCACCATTTCAACGGTCAAATTTTCCCAACATCTAGCTCCTGCTTCACGAACGTCGGACCCATACATTTTGGATCTCCACTGACTAATAAACGTAGCCATGTTGCCGTAAACAAGCGAAGTGTTATTCGGATCAACTGGGTCAATGTGACTAAAATCTTTTTCCATTTTGTAACCTCCTATTGATGGGATTTACTATTAATACGACCATTAGTGTAATTTTGATAGTCCAAAATTGTTTTTGGCGTGCTATTCAAGGTCAGCTGGGTTGGCTGCCCTGGATCATTAAATCCGGGTGGGTAATATTGAAAACCCACGGTGGCCAAGTTAGTGATAAATTTAGCCGGCCGGATTTCTAATCTGACTAAATCTCCTTGAAATGGTTGAAATTGATAGTCATTAGTAATCTCAATCGTAAAACTAGGTTCCGGCTGGAGCTGACTCTTTGCATAGTTGCGCATTGATTCCGGATTTGTAAATCGCTCATCGCTAATGGTGGCAATTTCGTGAATCCCATACTTGTTAATGGAATCAGGAATGGTTACTAAGAACGGATCGAAAAAGTATTCAATGGGCGCATTGTCGGGTGCTCCCTCGGCTTTATCTTTTGCTTTTCCGATACACCAAACCTGATTAGACAGTGAGGTTGAATCATAGGTAATTTTAATATCTGATGCGTTTGCCTGATAATCAATTCGATGGCCACGATTAATTTCAAAATCGTTCCGGCTATAAACTTTGATATGACGATTATCCGGAACAATTACAGCGTCGGGCCAAACCTCAATTAATTTGTTAAGGGCTTCTTGGCCACTAACGTTTCCAAAATTTTCAATTTGCTTGGTTGGGAAACTGCTAAGCACTTCAAAACTAAAACCGGCCACATTTCCATTGAACACAAAGCCAAGTACATCAGCTGGAGAATAAGTTATGACCCCGTTCCGAGTTTCCCGCTGTCGAAACCATTGGCATTCTTTGGACACATGAGTAGCGTTAACTGTTTTGGTATTCAGACCATTACTGTAATCGGATTGAACCTGCTTGATGAGGTACTCCTGACCTTGAAAGAACAATGAGGCCTCTGGCTCCAACAACTCATAGTCCATTTGCTGGTCGTCAAGCGCAACCAGCTGCAATTGATACGTACCGTTAAGTTCCCACTGTAAATAAAAAGAGTTGCGCAAGACGCAACTCAATTTCGTTTCAAATGTTTGGTCGTTTAATTTTCCTTTGACTAATAAATCATCCATGACGCACCTTCGTTCCTAACGAAGAGTTAAGGTCAATCTCCGGAAAGTATTCACACTGATTCAGATTTGCCAAGTCATTGTATAGAAAGGAACCGTGCCGCAATAAGAAAGGTCCAACAGTGGAGACTGGATCACTCCATTGTGTAAGTTCCGAATTCAATGCCTGGCGGCGTAAATAATGAGAGTTCCAGGCCTGGCCTTGATTACTCCAAATCCGATCGTAGTAAAGATAAACGTTCCCACCTGCTTGAACTAATTCAGGGCCCTCTTCGTACCAAGCGTTATAATTCCCATCGAGATTGGTACTTAACCGAATGAATTTGCCATGTAAGCTGTCACTTACATAAACGTGATTACGGCTCATAAAGAGATAATACCGGCCATTGATGTAGTGCATTGAGGCATCAATATCGCTGCCACAATCAACATCTAATTCTTGCCACTCATTGCTAACGACACCGGATTCTAAATCAATGTCGGCGATAAAGACGAAGCGCCGGCCGTTAAAAATGTCGTTATTCCGATAGGCTGATGTAGCAGTGCAAATGATGTGCCAGTTATGGTCTCTATCTGCAAAAAGTTCCGATGCCCAAACAAATTTCAAATCATCCCGCTGGTTAAGACCATTCTTAATGCGTTCAAAGTGTATAAAATCTTTAGTTCGCATTAAGTCCAAGGTCCCGGTTAGGTAGTACCAATCTCCGTATTTAATCATGAAGCCGTCTCGCAAGTCTAACCTAGGAAACTTCTTGATTAATGAAAAATTAATGCCATTGGTAGACTTGCAAAGAACCGGAACTGAAGCCCACGGGTTGTCTTTAGTGGCCATTGAGACATCCATTCCGAAATAGAGGTAGTTGGCATCTAAAGCTTGCTTTAAAGCGCTAGGTTGACTGTTATCCGGGTCGGGAATCTGAAATGAAGTTGGCAGTACCGGTTTCGGTTCAATTTTCCGATAATGGTAGACTACGTTTTCTACACCCTCTCTGTAAACTCCGTTTGGAATCCCTAAAACAAAGGTAAATTCATATCCTTCAAAAGCTTCTTGTTTTGTGGAGTAGAAGTCCCCGATTTTTCCGGTTATGGAAAGCACATTGCCTAAAATTTGATTATCTTGGTCCACGTACCGCACGTGCAAATAGCCATAGTCAGGTCTTTCGAAAAGATGCTGTGTAATTCGAAACATACCGCTGGCATTGCTGTTGGCGTACACGGTATACCACTGCGCTGCGCTTAAAGTATAACGAACTGCTGAATAGACCCGCTTTTGGTTCAGAACTAGCTCATAGCTTTGCGTGTCGGTCCGGATATCAAAGTCCAACTTAGTCGGATCCGGGAGATTAAGCGGATATCGATAAATAGCACTGTAAGCTCGTGGAGATTCATTGCTATATGAGCCACCCTTTCGTTGGATTGAATAGTAGTTCTCATCAAAGTTAATGATCAACGTACAGTCACCGTCGTCAACATAGGCGTCTAATGAAATTTGTCCGGTTAGTTTCTTTCCATCATTTGAGTAACTTACGTTGAGAATTTGAGCTAAATTGTCAGCTTTCGGAATTTTCAATGCCTGCTGATTAGCAGTTCCGCTGTAATGATTAACTTGGCTAAAATCATAATCAATCACTGGTACTAGAGAAATTTCCAGTTGGCCATTGACCACTTTAAAAATGTGGAAGCTAGTACAACCACTAGAAGCTAATGTTGGGTCCCCGTTTTTAACCGACACGGTACTTGTTTCCCAGTTACCCAACCAAGCATTCCCAATCACCTGGTTAAAACTATCATCGTTATCATGAATTGAATTAAACGGGTCTGGCAAACTCATAAAGTTGGCCCCGTAATAGTCAGACCCTTCATCTAACCTAGTAATGCGGTCCCAACTTGTCATTTTAAAACTAGGAAAATGATCATCGAATTGCTGACCATCAAGTGGTTCCAGAATTCCTCCAGAAACCGAACTATTCTCTTTGACTTCAATCGCATACGTTCCCATCGTGTGACCATTACCAGGATTCCCACCAAAGCACAGAAATGAGTGCATGGATCCATCAGCCGAATCTTTTAGCCGAATGAGGTTCGGGCATTCAATCATCCCCAGGAACACTTTGTCAGTGTTGATTGTCACACAGCCAATGTAGTTGAACCGTTGGCCATCTTTAGAAACATAAAAACCAATCTTGTCTCCTTCGGCTAGCAGCACTTCAAGCGATTGAATTTTGTCATTGTAAAAAATATGGGGATCCCGGCAATCTCCTTCACTGTTTATCGGTCCCCCATCCGGCAACCCATAAACGGGATGATCTAAGTATGGTTTAAACGAGTACCCATCATCCGTGGAGTAGGCCATGTATTGCTTTTGCTTTCCTCCGTCGTTGTCATCGGGCGAAGTAAAAATGGCCACTTTTGTCGTTACGTTTTTAGGTAGGTCAGAAAAGAAACCGCGAGAATTATCAATGATGGATCCAGTCCATACTTGGCCCCAAATTCCGTTGTAGCTTGTAATTGCTTCACCAACGTCCTCGTAGTGATTTAGGTCTTTAGTTCGGATGTGATGCCAGTGGTTACTGTGTGAGTTGTATTCGTCAGTGTCATTTTTCAGAAAGTAGAAATGATAATAGCCATCTTGACCCATGAACATGGTCTGAGTATCGTTCCCGACTCCTTCCGTATCTGTGTAGTGAAATTTCTGTCTATATCTCGAAGCCAATTAAACACCTCCTTAAACGTAAATGAACGGGAATTCAAATTTAATTTTACATGATGAACAACCATTAACTGTAATTGCATTAAAGCCCGGTTCCAACTGTAAATTCCCGTAATCACTATTAATACTATCCTGGGTTCCGTTGGCGTAGGTATTAATCCCATCAAGTACCAGATTATTAGTGCCATCGTTCTTTTTAAAATACGTGTAGCTGGTATTGTTAGTCCAGTTATTGAGCTTAATAAATGGGCCAACCCAGCTCATATGGATTTTTAAATCGTGATGTTCATAATATGGATCAATCGGAACCCCACTCGGATTCATTAACTTAAAGTTGAACTTGTCAGTAAAAATGAAGTCATTCGCAGTCATGACCGGAATGTCCCAACCTAAAGGAAAATCATCCCATAAATCCTGCTGTGACAAAGAGTCAAAGCGTGAATAGCGATAACCGCTGGGATTTTCCATCGGAATAACAATTGTACAGTCATGGCTACCGTTATCTATCGGTTTAATCTGAAAAGTAGTTGGCCGACAAAACATTACCAAATCAGGTTCCGAATTAGTTCTGATTCTATAAATCTTTTTCTGATGAAAAAACTGATTAATTAAGTAAATCCTGCTTCTATAATCCTGGAAGTTATCGTAATGAAATAAAAATCTTAAATTTACTGAATTCTTTTGAATGGAAGAGCTAGTGAACAGACTGCCGTCTAATCCAGCATAATTTTGATAATTATTAACTATTGCTGGATCGTCAGAATCACAACCCATAAAATCCATAATTGGCAGCTTGTCCTTGATGTTAAACTCAGGTTTCCCATCAATCATTAAATATAATTCTGGATTCATACTAACCTCCCAATTGATAATTTCTTAAAGATCGATTATTAGCATCTTGAATGTATCTTTGCCTTGGATCCTGAGCCGTTTTAAGAACTGCATCTGCGGTATCTTTAGATGCGATAACCGTATCAGTTTGTAGTTTTATGAGAGTAGCAACCATATTTTTTAAATCTTGTACTTCCTGTTCTAATCCGTTTCCGGATCCATTATTTCCGTTACGATGAGGTGAAGCTCCATCAGAAGCAAATTGAGCATTAATTTCATCCATCAGCTGTTCAGCTCGGGGACGTTTTGCCGGATCCGTTGGAATGACGAATTCACCCATGTTACCTTCAGCAATCTCAATCATTTGATGCTGATTGACGTAACCACCATTAGCGTAACCATGACCTTGGCCAAGAAAAGATAAATCCTTTCCATAACGCTTTTTCGCATAATTCAATCCAGCAAGCAAACTGTCATACCCGTTAAATGGATTGTTGTGACCTGGGAATGCATTAGCTCTAAACGTTGCTCCAGTAACTTGCATTAGTCCTTTAGCAAGGTCACCAGTGATGTTATTAATATCACCAATAGCACCTTGAACAGCCTTTTCATTACCACCAGATTCAGTAGCAATTTGGCGAAGAACTTTATTAACCATTCCTTCACTGGAAGAAAGTCCGTTGGCCTTTAAGGCAGCAACTACCTGGTCACGCCAACGTTGTACACCATGGCCGGATGGAGCACCACGGCCACCGCCACCATCGCCGGCAAAATCGGTAAAGAGCTTCTTAACCCAGTTAATTGATTCGCTAGCTAGTTTCCCAGGAAAATGGGTAATGATTTCACTAGCTAACTTAATGTTCGATGAAAAGTTACCCAAGAAGTGATCCAGCGTTGCTTCCATAAATTTAGCGGGATTTTTAATAATTTTTTCAGCATCATCTACGATGTCTTTTGCACCATCCCATAGACCACTAAAAAAGCCACCAATTCCGCCCTTATAAGCAGGAATTCCCATAAGTTTAGCCATTCTGGCCGAACGTTCACCATCCAACACAGACGTGCCGGCCGGCAGCGGAACAATCATGTTGCGCTTATTCGGAAACATCCCGACTTGGCCATTCGGTAGCTTGTACATTTCCCGGAAGTTCGAACCTGGACCATCGTTCACCATGGCCAAACCGCCCTTATGTGTATCCGGCGTACCGTTAGCATACCGAACCATAGGAATTTCAAACTTACCAATTTTGTGAGCGCCAACCTTGTCTAGAATCCAATTAATACCGTCCCGAATTTTATCAAGCATCGTATTGATTGGTTTAATAACTCCGTTAGCAATGTCAGCTACAACGTGGCCAACCGTTCGAACAGCACTTTTAGCTGTGTTAATAACTCCATTCCATGTATCGCTCCAAGCTTTACCAAGAAAGTGAGTTACAGAATCCCAAACGGAGCGTACTCCATTTATAAATCCGTTGAATACTCCGGAAATACCATTCCAAATGCCTTTTCCAAAGTTAAAGACTGCATTCCAGGTATTATTCCAAATAATTGAAATGAATCTCAAAGAGGAATTAAACACATTCCGGACTCCATTCCAGAAACCGCCTAAGAACGAAGTGATTCCGTTCCAAATACCCCGACCGATGTTGAAAATAGCATTCCAAGAATTAGTCCAGATACTAGAAACAAAGTGAAGGGAAGAATTGAATACATTCCGGATCCCGTTCCAAAATCCACCTAAAAATGAAGTAATTCCATTCCAAACGCTCTTTCCAACATTAGCAACAGAGGTCCAGGTAACGTGCCAAATGTTTTCAATAAAGTGAAGAGAGGAACTAAAGACCTTAGTTGTTCCGTTCCAAAAACTAACAAAGAATTTACCAATAGCGTTAAACCCGCTAAAAATGATATTCCTAACCGTATTAACAAAATCACGGAATGGCTTTACTTTGTCGTAAAGCATTTTAGGGATCCTGACGAACGGATTAATAATGATTAATCCAATGCCTTTCCAATTATTTTTAAAGAAATCAACGACGGCCTTAAATGACTTAACAATCGCCCGGCCCAGTCCGTTAACAAAGTCTCTAAAAGGTTTAATTTTTGCATAGGCTAGAACTACCGCAGTTACCAAAGCTGTTATTCCAATGATTGCTAGTCCAAAGGGATTAGTTGCAAAAGCAATTGCCATTCGACCTAATGATTTAACAACTGACAATGCCATTGAAGCCATCGATTTTCCAACTAAAATAGCTGTTTTAGTAGCTGATTTAGTCATCGATACAAGGTTTTTACCGAAATCTGCTGCAGCCCGGCCAGTACCTTTAACCAACTGTCCCAAGCTGCCGGAAACTTTGAAGTACATTTTTTCTACTCCACTAGCAAAAGAATTCATACCTTTTGAAAATCCGCTAGCAGCTCCTCTAAACGCCGGTCCCACTTTAGACCATGATTTAGTAATTTTGCTAGCATCCTCAGCTACTTCAATTCCTCTGAAACCCTTAAATAAACCATTTACGGCTGCAAATGGACCATGAATCATTCTAAATGTCCCGGCAATTGGAACGAGAGCAGCATTCATTAGAGTTGATGCTTTGCTGGTAATAATCATGCTACTAGCCATAGCAGCAAATGCTTTTGGATGCTCACTAGCTGCTCCTCCAACTAGTTTAATTACCGGAGCCAAATCCTTTAGAGTTTCAATTAAGACTTTAAAGGTTCCGGATCCCGTTTCTTTGAAAACTTCAAAGAAGTCTTTGATGTCCTTAGCATGGGCAGCAACAGCATTACTAATGCTAGTAATTCCTTTGGCCAAACCATTAACCATGTTATCCATGGCCTTTTGACTATCTTTAACATTAAATGCCTTAGAAAAGGCTTGGGTAATGGTATTAATCCCATTGGCAGCTGCTTTCCCAACTTTATTAAATTCAGCTTCTGTTCTTGGGTCAGAAACCCATTTGGAAACGGCCAAGTACATCGGATTCTTTGATTCCATAATTGGCTTTTCAATCGCACCAATTAACGCTGGGACTCGAGCTTTAATGACCCGTTCGGCCCCTTGCATGGTCGACAGCATGTTTTCAGCTGCCTTACCGTACTTAACGTTACCTAATTTTTCAAAGACCTTTTCCATGTCATCTGCAGAAACCTTACCTTGCTTAACTATTTCATTAAGCTGTTCAACGGTAACATTCTTGCTTTTAGCAAGTTCTTCACGGTACATCGGGAAATACTGTGTGATCTGATTAATTTCACCGGCACTGGCTTTTCCTCGAGACAATGCATTGGTCATATCTTGCGATACGGCATCAATTTGTTGACCATTTAACCCAACGGCATCAGCCATGTTAAGCATGGCTTTGGTCATTTCGTGGGCTTCATCCTTACTGGAATGAAGGTGATAGAATTTCTGTTCTAACTCATCCGTTTGTTCAGCAGATTGACCAGTGGCCACGGATAACTTATTAACGTCATCGACCATACCCTGGGCATCTTTTCGATGGCCAGTTAATGTAGTCCAAACGGCAACCATTTTCTGCTGCTGTTTGTCATATTCCATTCCGGCTCTAGTCGCTTCACCAATTGATCCAGTTAACCGGGCCCAACCAGAAATAACAGCATTGGAAACTAAGTTAGCAGCAAATGCTGCTTTGAAAACAGATTGGTGTTCCCGGCCTTTTTCATTAGTCTCTTGGATAGCATTACTTAATCGCTTGAACGGACTAGGATTAATTTCCTCAATCCGACGATTTAGTTGACCTACTTCTGATTGAGCTTCTGCCATGCTAGTCTTCGTTTTTTCGACTCTGGCTGATTGAACTAAGAATGCTTCGTTAGATTTATCTAGTTCTAGCTTTAATCTAGCTAATTGCTCTTCCTGGGCTTTATACTCTGATGTATTTTCTTTCCCGGCCGCTTTCAATTGGGACAAAGTCGACTTCAAAGTGTCATATTTACTATGCGTCTCATCTAGTCTACTTTTGCTACTCTGCAATTCAGAATCCTGGATTTTTAATTGCTGAGTCAAACTTTCCAGTCCCTGCTTAGTTCCTTCTAGCTTAACTTTGGTAGCATCTAAGGTTCGGCCTTCGGCTTCTAGTCTGGCCACATGAGCTTCGGTTGCTTGGTTAGTTAAGTTATAACCTCGTTGAAGTTCGGCAAGTCCGCTAGTATAGTAAGTATTTTTTTGCCGAGCAGATTCCTGTTGGGCCGAATACTTAGCAACTTGGGACTCCGCTTTCTCAATTTGGGTCTGCAACTTTAAATACTGATCGGCTCCGGTTTTAGTTGTGACATCTAATCCTTCTTGTTTGTTTCGCAGTAACTCGATTTTGTTTTCTAACGTAGTCATTACGTTACCAAGCCCGTCGATTTTGGCCTTATTGGCACCCATCGCATCGCCCAGGGCATTTGCTTGAGCAATCCCATTCTTCATGGCATTAACGTTAGTCTGCATAGCCCGGTTAAAGCTCTTTAAAGAGTCTTCGGCTCCAACAGTATCCAGGGCAATTTTAGTGTTCATTTGGAATGAAGTTTGCATGGTTTACCTCCTTTCTTTAAAAATTGATTCCGGCGGAAATATCGTCCGTCTTATCCTCAACTGAATAACCGTAAGTTTTAAAAGTTCTTTTCTCTTTCGGTTGTGCAGATAGTGTTTCCATTAATTCATCAAAGTCTTCATCAGCAATTTGTGATGGGACTACACCGAAATTTTCAAACATTTGTTTGAAAAAATAGTTAGTATCCGCAATGTCTTTTTGCAGCTCAATACTTTGTTTGGCCAGCCGGGCTAGCTTGCTTTTGGGTCTTGCAGCACGCTACTTTGCTCTTTC includes:
- a CDS encoding phage tail protein, translating into MDDLLVKGKLNDQTFETKLSCVLRNSFYLQWELNGTYQLQLVALDDQQMDYELLEPEASLFFQGQEYLIKQVQSDYSNGLNTKTVNATHVSKECQWFRQRETRNGVITYSPADVLGFVFNGNVAGFSFEVLSSFPTKQIENFGNVSGQEALNKLIEVWPDAVIVPDNRHIKVYSRNDFEINRGHRIDYQANASDIKITYDSTSLSNQVWCIGKAKDKAEGAPDNAPIEYFFDPFLVTIPDSINKYGIHEIATISDERFTNPESMRNYAKSQLQPEPSFTIEITNDYQFQPFQGDLVRLEIRPAKFITNLATVGFQYYPPGFNDPGQPTQLTLNSTPKTILDYQNYTNGRINSKSHQ
- a CDS encoding MucBP domain-containing protein; amino-acid sequence: MASRYRQKFHYTDTEGVGNDTQTMFMGQDGYYHFYFLKNDTDEYNSHSNHWHHIRTKDLNHYEDVGEAITSYNGIWGQVWTGSIIDNSRGFFSDLPKNVTTKVAIFTSPDDNDGGKQKQYMAYSTDDGYSFKPYLDHPVYGLPDGGPINSEGDCRDPHIFYNDKIQSLEVLLAEGDKIGFYVSKDGQRFNYIGCVTINTDKVFLGMIECPNLIRLKDSADGSMHSFLCFGGNPGNGHTMGTYAIEVKENSSVSGGILEPLDGQQFDDHFPSFKMTSWDRITRLDEGSDYYGANFMSLPDPFNSIHDNDDSFNQVIGNAWLGNWETSTVSVKNGDPTLASSGCTSFHIFKVVNGQLEISLVPVIDYDFSQVNHYSGTANQQALKIPKADNLAQILNVSYSNDGKKLTGQISLDAYVDDGDCTLIINFDENYYSIQRKGGSYSNESPRAYSAIYRYPLNLPDPTKLDFDIRTDTQSYELVLNQKRVYSAVRYTLSAAQWYTVYANSNASGMFRITQHLFERPDYGYLHVRYVDQDNQILGNVLSITGKIGDFYSTKQEAFEGYEFTFVLGIPNGVYREGVENVVYHYRKIEPKPVLPTSFQIPDPDNSQPSALKQALDANYLYFGMDVSMATKDNPWASVPVLCKSTNGINFSLIKKFPRLDLRDGFMIKYGDWYYLTGTLDLMRTKDFIHFERIKNGLNQRDDLKFVWASELFADRDHNWHIICTATSAYRNNDIFNGRRFVFIADIDLESGVVSNEWQELDVDCGSDIDASMHYINGRYYLFMSRNHVYVSDSLHGKFIRLSTNLDGNYNAWYEEGPELVQAGGNVYLYYDRIWSNQGQAWNSHYLRRQALNSELTQWSDPVSTVGPFLLRHGSFLYNDLANLNQCEYFPEIDLNSSLGTKVRHG
- a CDS encoding phage tail domain-containing protein; amino-acid sequence: MNPELYLMIDGKPEFNIKDKLPIMDFMGCDSDDPAIVNNYQNYAGLDGSLFTSSSIQKNSVNLRFLFHYDNFQDYRSRIYLINQFFHQKKIYRIRTNSEPDLVMFCRPTTFQIKPIDNGSHDCTIVIPMENPSGYRYSRFDSLSQQDLWDDFPLGWDIPVMTANDFIFTDKFNFKLMNPSGVPIDPYYEHHDLKIHMSWVGPFIKLNNWTNNTSYTYFKKNDGTNNLVLDGINTYANGTQDSINSDYGNLQLEPGFNAITVNGCSSCKIKFEFPFIYV
- a CDS encoding tape measure protein is translated as MQTSFQMNTKIALDTVGAEDSLKSFNRAMQTNVNAMKNGIAQANALGDAMGANKAKIDGLGNVMTTLENKIELLRNKQEGLDVTTKTGADQYLKLQTQIEKAESQVAKYSAQQESARQKNTYYTSGLAELQRGYNLTNQATEAHVARLEAEGRTLDATKVKLEGTKQGLESLTQQLKIQDSELQSSKSRLDETHSKYDTLKSTLSQLKAAGKENTSEYKAQEEQLARLKLELDKSNEAFLVQSARVEKTKTSMAEAQSEVGQLNRRIEEINPSPFKRLSNAIQETNEKGREHQSVFKAAFAANLVSNAVISGWARLTGSIGEATRAGMEYDKQQQKMVAVWTTLTGHRKDAQGMVDDVNKLSVATGQSAEQTDELEQKFYHLHSSKDEAHEMTKAMLNMADAVGLNGQQIDAVSQDMTNALSRGKASAGEINQITQYFPMYREELAKSKNVTVEQLNEIVKQGKVSADDMEKVFEKLGNVKYGKAAENMLSTMQGAERVIKARVPALIGAIEKPIMESKNPMYLAVSKWVSDPRTEAEFNKVGKAAANGINTITQAFSKAFNVKDSQKAMDNMVNGLAKGITSISNAVAAHAKDIKDFFEVFKETGSGTFKVLIETLKDLAPVIKLVGGAASEHPKAFAAMASSMIITSKASTLMNAALVPIAGTFRMIHGPFAAVNGLFKGFRGIEVAEDASKITKSWSKVGPAFRGAASGFSKGMNSFASGVEKMYFKVSGSLGQLVKGTGRAAADFGKNLVSMTKSATKTAILVGKSMASMALSVVKSLGRMAIAFATNPFGLAIIGITALVTAVVLAYAKIKPFRDFVNGLGRAIVKSFKAVVDFFKNNWKGIGLIIINPFVRIPKMLYDKVKPFRDFVNTVRNIIFSGFNAIGKFFVSFWNGTTKVFSSSLHFIENIWHVTWTSVANVGKSVWNGITSFLGGFWNGIRNVFNSSLHFVSSIWTNSWNAIFNIGRGIWNGITSFLGGFWNGVRNVFNSSLRFISIIWNNTWNAVFNFGKGIWNGISGVFNGFINGVRSVWDSVTHFLGKAWSDTWNGVINTAKSAVRTVGHVVADIANGVIKPINTMLDKIRDGINWILDKVGAHKIGKFEIPMVRYANGTPDTHKGGLAMVNDGPGSNFREMYKLPNGQVGMFPNKRNMIVPLPAGTSVLDGERSARMAKLMGIPAYKGGIGGFFSGLWDGAKDIVDDAEKIIKNPAKFMEATLDHFLGNFSSNIKLASEIITHFPGKLASESINWVKKLFTDFAGDGGGGRGAPSGHGVQRWRDQVVAALKANGLSSSEGMVNKVLRQIATESGGNEKAVQGAIGDINNITGDLAKGLMQVTGATFRANAFPGHNNPFNGYDSLLAGLNYAKKRYGKDLSFLGQGHGYANGGYVNQHQMIEIAEGNMGEFVIPTDPAKRPRAEQLMDEINAQFASDGASPHRNGNNGSGNGLEQEVQDLKNMVATLIKLQTDTVIASKDTADAVLKTAQDPRQRYIQDANNRSLRNYQLGG